A portion of the Bifidobacterium lemurum genome contains these proteins:
- a CDS encoding carbohydrate ABC transporter permease, producing MTDLKAQEKAAKKAEKARQKRIAQDEKAERKRFAKNGFSNPANPTRSVALTAVCAIFAVYCLFPFVYLMINATKTQADFTSTFGLGFGRTFALWDNIATVFTYQDGIFARWFLNTILYVVLGAGGATLLAIMGGYALAKFRFPGRKACFVIIIGAISVPGIALAVPQFLLFAKLGLTNTPASMIIPSLVSTFGLYLMWIFSDQAVPDELLEAARVDGAGEWRTFWQISLPLLAPGIVTTALFAIVATWNNYFLPLIMLKDSDWYPLTIGLNQWKDQASTAGGQAIQNLVITGSLITIIPLVIAFLMLQKYWQSGLAAGAVKE from the coding sequence ATGACCGACCTCAAAGCACAGGAAAAGGCCGCGAAAAAGGCCGAGAAGGCGCGTCAAAAGCGCATCGCCCAAGACGAGAAGGCCGAGCGCAAGCGTTTCGCGAAGAACGGATTCTCCAATCCGGCGAATCCTACCCGCTCCGTCGCGCTGACCGCGGTGTGCGCGATCTTCGCCGTGTACTGCCTCTTCCCCTTCGTGTACCTCATGATCAACGCCACCAAGACGCAGGCGGACTTCACCTCCACCTTCGGCCTCGGATTCGGCAGAACCTTCGCCCTGTGGGACAACATCGCCACGGTGTTCACCTACCAGGACGGCATCTTCGCCCGCTGGTTTTTGAACACGATCCTCTATGTGGTGTTGGGCGCGGGCGGCGCGACCCTGCTGGCCATCATGGGCGGCTACGCGCTGGCCAAATTCCGCTTCCCCGGCCGCAAGGCCTGCTTCGTGATCATCATCGGCGCGATCAGCGTGCCCGGCATCGCACTGGCGGTCCCGCAGTTCCTCCTGTTCGCCAAGCTCGGGCTCACCAACACCCCCGCTTCGATGATCATCCCCAGCCTCGTCTCCACCTTCGGCCTGTACCTCATGTGGATCTTCTCCGACCAGGCCGTGCCGGACGAACTGCTTGAGGCCGCCCGTGTGGACGGCGCCGGCGAATGGCGCACCTTCTGGCAGATCAGCCTGCCCCTGCTCGCGCCCGGCATCGTCACCACCGCTTTGTTCGCCATCGTGGCCACGTGGAACAACTACTTCCTGCCGTTGATCATGCTTAAGGATTCCGACTGGTATCCGCTGACGATCGGTCTGAACCAGTGGAAGGACCAGGCCTCGACCGCCGGCGGTCAGGCGATCCAGAACCTGGTGATCACCGGCTCGCTGATCACCATCATTCCTCTGGTCATCGCGTTCCTCATGCTGCAGAAGTACTGGCAGTCCGGCCTCGCCGCCGGCGCGGTCAAGGAGTAA
- a CDS encoding carbohydrate ABC transporter permease has translation MTAQTSAATAPEIPVNKHKRDWRGWKFMGPFAVVFVFVFIIPIVYAIYISFFKRQMVGGTKFVGIENYARLFVDSQFWSSVGRVALFTVVQVPIMLFLAAAMALALDSMKLHGTKFFRISTFLPYAVPAVVSTMVWGFVYGAKYGLVGSLNDLLGTNIDVLSPDVLLAAIVNINTWEFTGYNMLIFYSSLSTIPHSLYEAASIDGASEWQIVRKIKLPELKGSLAITVIFSIIGSFQLFNEPSVLQNMVPGNAITTYYTPNMYAYNLSFSGNQSNYAAALAITMAVITMAIAYVVQLKSMKEQMK, from the coding sequence ATGACCGCACAGACCTCGGCGGCGACGGCGCCGGAAATCCCCGTCAACAAGCACAAGCGCGACTGGCGCGGCTGGAAGTTCATGGGACCGTTCGCCGTGGTGTTCGTATTCGTGTTCATCATCCCGATCGTCTACGCCATCTACATCAGCTTCTTCAAGCGGCAGATGGTCGGCGGCACCAAATTCGTCGGCATCGAGAACTATGCGCGTCTGTTCGTCGACTCGCAGTTCTGGAGTTCGGTCGGCCGTGTGGCCCTGTTCACGGTGGTGCAGGTGCCGATCATGCTGTTCCTGGCCGCCGCGATGGCGCTCGCCCTCGACTCGATGAAACTGCACGGCACGAAGTTCTTCCGCATCTCGACCTTCCTGCCCTACGCGGTGCCGGCCGTGGTCTCGACGATGGTCTGGGGTTTCGTGTACGGCGCGAAATACGGTCTGGTCGGCTCTCTCAACGACCTGCTCGGTACCAATATCGACGTGCTCAGCCCCGATGTGCTGCTCGCCGCCATCGTGAACATCAACACATGGGAATTCACCGGCTACAACATGCTGATCTTCTACTCGTCGCTCTCCACCATTCCGCACAGCCTCTATGAGGCCGCCAGCATCGACGGCGCGAGCGAATGGCAGATCGTGCGCAAGATCAAGCTGCCCGAGCTCAAGGGTTCGCTGGCGATCACGGTGATCTTCTCGATCATCGGCTCGTTCCAGCTATTCAACGAACCGAGCGTTCTGCAGAACATGGTTCCGGGCAACGCGATCACCACGTACTACACGCCGAACATGTACGCCTACAACCTGAGCTTCAGCGGCAACCAGTCGAATTACGCCGCCGCGCTGGCCATCACCATGGCGGTGATCACCATGGCCATCGCCTATGTCGTGCAGCTCAAGAGCATGAAGGAGCAGATGAAATGA
- a CDS encoding ABC transporter substrate-binding protein, giving the protein MRNGKKIVAATAAAATLVGMAACGSSNGAGDADASNGDAATEIVIWGWDSGNVINDVIEAFEEENPDITVKFNNTGTAADTQTALSNAVQAGNGAPDAVMLEDPTVTQFAVTGDLVDLSQFGADEYADDFTAGPWNKVQYDGKPYALPIDCGPEMFFYNKAVFDEAGVNAEDIKTWDDYYEAAKKIRAIGSYITNNAGSSMEYQPFTAQVWQAGAQPWKVDGENITIDMTEDEGMQRYIEFQQKLIDEDLIDTKTQNWSDDWNRELNDGTLASLTIGGWMPINLINGAPDQAGNWRVTTMPQWEEGQSIGAEDGGSAWAITTQSDKQEAAYRWVEYITHGNGAVLNSQTGTLSCLKSILNSDEFTDADSNKETNDYFGGQNVNEILAEAAQADVTEFQYLPYNPYAQSTFGDQISRAYNKEITLEEAFANYAKALADNGEQQGYTVTLKG; this is encoded by the coding sequence ATGCGCAACGGTAAGAAGATCGTCGCCGCAACGGCCGCCGCGGCGACCCTTGTGGGTATGGCCGCCTGCGGTTCCAGCAACGGAGCGGGGGATGCCGACGCCTCGAATGGCGATGCCGCCACTGAAATCGTCATCTGGGGCTGGGATTCCGGCAACGTCATCAACGACGTGATTGAGGCCTTCGAAGAGGAGAACCCCGATATCACCGTCAAATTCAACAACACCGGCACCGCGGCCGACACCCAGACCGCTTTGAGCAACGCCGTGCAGGCCGGCAACGGCGCTCCCGACGCCGTGATGCTTGAGGATCCCACCGTCACCCAGTTCGCGGTGACCGGCGACCTGGTGGATCTGAGCCAGTTCGGCGCCGACGAGTACGCGGACGACTTCACCGCCGGTCCGTGGAACAAGGTGCAGTACGACGGCAAGCCCTATGCTCTGCCGATTGACTGCGGTCCTGAAATGTTCTTCTACAACAAGGCCGTGTTCGACGAGGCCGGCGTGAACGCCGAAGACATCAAGACGTGGGACGACTATTACGAGGCCGCCAAGAAGATTCGCGCCATCGGCTCCTACATCACCAACAACGCGGGCAGCTCCATGGAATACCAGCCCTTCACCGCGCAGGTGTGGCAGGCCGGCGCGCAGCCTTGGAAGGTCGATGGGGAGAACATCACCATCGATATGACCGAAGACGAGGGAATGCAGCGTTACATCGAGTTCCAGCAGAAACTCATCGATGAGGACCTCATCGACACGAAGACCCAGAACTGGTCCGACGACTGGAACCGCGAGCTCAACGACGGCACCCTCGCCTCGCTCACCATCGGTGGCTGGATGCCCATCAACCTGATCAACGGTGCTCCCGACCAGGCCGGCAACTGGCGTGTGACCACCATGCCGCAGTGGGAGGAAGGCCAGTCGATCGGCGCCGAGGACGGTGGCTCCGCATGGGCCATCACCACGCAGTCCGACAAGCAGGAAGCCGCCTATAGGTGGGTCGAGTACATCACCCATGGCAACGGTGCCGTGCTCAACTCCCAGACCGGTACGCTGTCTTGCCTGAAGTCCATCCTGAACTCCGACGAATTCACCGATGCGGACTCCAATAAGGAGACCAACGACTACTTCGGCGGGCAGAATGTGAACGAGATCCTCGCCGAAGCGGCCCAGGCCGATGTCACCGAATTCCAGTATCTGCCGTACAACCCGTACGCGCAGTCCACCTTCGGCGATCAGATCTCCAGGGCCTACAACAAGGAGATCACTCTCGAAGAGGCCTTCGCCAACTATGCCAAAGCTCTCGCGGACAACGGCGAACAGCAGGGCTACACCGTCACCCTCAAGGGCTGA
- a CDS encoding ATP-binding cassette domain-containing protein encodes MFDKRLFQVAPGIGRLIAGKVLCMWIGLLANIVFVGTLVMMLSAMVLAADPHSFACDAAAGTDCSTNLFGIAAVGVLPGDMMLYAGVLIACALVRYITTRLAARCGTEAAERVKLGLRERLYRKMLALGPSYSSRVKTADVVQSAGEGVEQIQSFFELFLPQLFYAILAPITLFAVIAPLNMPTAVTLLVCAPLIVIVVGLVAMSASRAFKKYWGRYTDMGAAFLDNLQGLETLKTFDADAQAAERMDEKAESFRVMTMRVLQIQLRSLAAMDAVAYGGTAAGIGVALWQYAGSDGSAAGQTQGALSSLLPFTVGASLSLAGVLLIVLLSADFFIPLRQLGSYFHVAMNGMTSTKRIFALLDAPEPAHGTLDLPFDAAGTAHESTKAEHHSASAFDIEFSDVSYAYPASESVRPNDGDKSGKPENSDKSDKSGGQAGTAVSDASDSTPAKALSDVSFAARPGQLTAIVGVSGSGKSTAAALLAGQITGYDGSISIAGMELADLNAASLTRAVTLVGARSHLFAGSLRENLLMADPAADDDRLWEALERARVADFVRAQPAGLDMPIAADSANLSGGQRQRIAIARALLHNSAIMVFDEATSSVDVESEALILASIRELADRGATVIMITHRMANAVEADRIVVFSHGAAVETGTHAELIAADGAYATLHHTQQAIESVSNPARHADRNLMDRRYEPADATADPAPTSPAAVPESMPASASASTASRSATIGTSAVNATSAVASPEDAEVSDAATSRGGQQPDEPNTPTESTFHLVSRLLKEATPLAHLMTAAVVSGTVGHLAATFLPVFGVIAAFALAGNPVWGMGVAPAVIAMVVCALLRGLMRYVEQYLNHNVAFRLLALFRSKAFAALRRLAPAKLAGKGKGDLIALVTTDVELLEIFFAHTISPVAIAVATSVVYALVLLTLSPWLALLLVVSHLIIGVVVPRFFATGVQNLGPTIRRQSSSLDDAVLDDMRGLDEIIRFGRGESRVAGIVERTKALWAEHAHLSRVNAGFAGIGGVLVLVLTAAAAAVAIAEATVEPTNIPALVTAVVLLSSSFGPTLALSALPANLTQTFASARRLFALMDEAPAVSETGLESPAYTGMAMEHVDFAYESGAGEKVLDDFGMEVPRYGVLGVQGPSGRGKSTTLKLLMRYWDPQGGRVALSGTALPQVDAHHRRRVQTMMSQETHLFDGTIRENLLIALPEGIEGAEGVDGANGAEGADGMLREALRKASVLDLVDSLPEGLDTQVGELGDRLSEGERQRIGLARIFLRDADLVLFDEPTSRLDALNEAVILQSINDLARPNACERRIDRDGTENAHGVEGAHGAEGACGAEHAHGTNDESVSEGMGNPSGKAVVLVSHRESAMRIADTVLTM; translated from the coding sequence ATGTTCGACAAACGACTGTTTCAGGTGGCGCCCGGCATCGGACGGCTGATCGCCGGCAAAGTGCTGTGCATGTGGATCGGCCTGCTGGCCAATATCGTGTTCGTGGGCACGTTGGTCATGATGCTGTCCGCCATGGTCCTCGCCGCCGATCCGCACTCCTTCGCCTGTGATGCCGCAGCCGGCACCGACTGCTCGACCAATCTTTTCGGCATCGCGGCCGTGGGCGTGCTGCCCGGCGATATGATGCTGTACGCGGGCGTCCTCATCGCCTGCGCGCTGGTGCGCTACATCACCACCCGTCTCGCAGCCCGTTGCGGCACCGAAGCCGCCGAACGCGTCAAGCTCGGCCTGCGCGAGCGGCTCTACCGCAAGATGCTCGCGCTCGGCCCCTCCTACTCCTCGCGCGTGAAAACCGCCGACGTGGTGCAGTCCGCCGGCGAAGGCGTCGAACAGATCCAATCCTTCTTCGAACTCTTCCTGCCGCAGTTGTTCTATGCGATCCTTGCGCCGATCACCTTGTTCGCCGTGATCGCGCCGCTGAACATGCCCACCGCCGTGACCCTGCTGGTCTGCGCGCCCCTGATCGTGATCGTCGTCGGATTGGTCGCCATGAGCGCCTCCCGAGCGTTCAAAAAGTATTGGGGGCGCTACACCGATATGGGCGCCGCCTTCCTCGACAACCTGCAAGGCCTGGAAACCCTCAAAACCTTCGACGCCGACGCGCAGGCCGCCGAACGCATGGATGAGAAGGCCGAATCCTTCCGCGTGATGACCATGCGCGTGCTGCAAATCCAACTGCGCTCGCTGGCCGCCATGGACGCGGTCGCCTACGGCGGCACCGCGGCCGGCATCGGCGTGGCCCTCTGGCAGTACGCCGGTTCGGATGGATCCGCCGCCGGGCAGACGCAGGGCGCGCTCTCCTCGCTGCTGCCGTTCACCGTAGGGGCGTCGCTCTCCCTTGCGGGCGTGCTGCTGATCGTGCTGCTGTCCGCCGACTTCTTCATCCCCCTGCGCCAGCTCGGCTCCTACTTCCATGTGGCGATGAACGGCATGACCTCCACCAAGCGTATCTTCGCGCTTCTCGACGCGCCCGAACCCGCGCATGGCACGCTCGACCTGCCGTTCGACGCGGCCGGCACCGCACATGAATCCACCAAAGCGGAGCATCATTCCGCGTCCGCGTTCGACATTGAATTCTCCGACGTCTCCTACGCGTATCCCGCCTCGGAATCCGTCCGTCCCAACGACGGGGACAAGTCCGGCAAGCCTGAGAATTCCGACAAATCCGATAAGTCCGGCGGACAAGCCGGTACGGCAGTCTCCGATGCGTCGGACTCCACGCCCGCCAAAGCGCTCTCCGACGTCTCCTTCGCCGCTCGCCCCGGCCAACTCACCGCCATCGTCGGCGTCTCCGGCTCCGGCAAATCGACCGCGGCGGCCCTACTTGCCGGCCAAATCACCGGATACGACGGTTCGATCAGCATCGCCGGCATGGAACTCGCCGACCTGAACGCGGCCTCGCTCACCCGCGCGGTCACCTTGGTCGGCGCGCGCAGCCACCTTTTCGCCGGAAGCCTGCGTGAGAACCTGCTGATGGCCGACCCCGCCGCCGATGACGACCGGCTCTGGGAGGCCTTGGAGCGCGCCCGCGTGGCCGACTTCGTACGCGCGCAACCGGCCGGATTGGACATGCCTATCGCCGCCGACTCCGCGAACCTGTCCGGCGGCCAGCGCCAGCGCATCGCCATCGCCCGTGCCTTGCTGCACAACAGCGCCATCATGGTGTTCGACGAGGCGACCAGCAGCGTGGACGTGGAAAGTGAGGCGCTGATCCTCGCCTCAATCCGTGAACTCGCCGACCGTGGCGCAACGGTCATTATGATCACGCATCGCATGGCCAACGCCGTCGAAGCCGACCGGATCGTCGTGTTCTCCCATGGCGCGGCCGTCGAAACCGGCACGCACGCCGAACTCATCGCCGCCGACGGCGCCTACGCCACGCTGCACCACACGCAGCAAGCCATCGAATCCGTCTCCAATCCCGCCCGTCACGCCGACCGGAACCTCATGGACCGGCGGTATGAGCCCGCGGACGCAACGGCTGACCCTGCACCAACATCACCGGCCGCGGTGCCGGAATCGATGCCGGCATCAGCATCGGCATCGACCGCAAGCCGATCCGCAACCATCGGCACGTCCGCCGTCAACGCGACATCCGCCGTCGCATCGCCCGAAGACGCAGAAGTGTCCGACGCCGCAACCTCCCGCGGCGGCCAACAACCCGATGAACCGAACACGCCGACGGAAAGCACCTTCCATCTCGTCTCGCGTCTGCTCAAGGAGGCCACGCCGCTCGCGCATCTGATGACGGCCGCGGTCGTCTCCGGAACCGTCGGCCATCTCGCCGCCACCTTCCTGCCGGTGTTCGGCGTAATCGCCGCGTTCGCGCTCGCCGGCAATCCCGTGTGGGGGATGGGCGTCGCGCCCGCCGTCATCGCCATGGTGGTGTGCGCGCTGCTGCGTGGCCTGATGCGCTACGTCGAGCAGTATCTCAACCACAACGTCGCCTTCCGTCTGCTCGCCCTGTTCCGCTCCAAAGCGTTCGCCGCGCTGCGCCGCCTCGCCCCCGCGAAGCTCGCCGGCAAAGGCAAGGGCGATCTGATCGCGTTGGTCACCACCGACGTGGAACTGCTGGAGATCTTCTTCGCGCACACGATCTCGCCGGTCGCGATCGCCGTGGCGACCAGCGTGGTGTACGCGCTCGTCCTGCTCACGCTCAGCCCGTGGCTCGCGCTGCTGCTTGTCGTCTCGCATCTGATCATCGGCGTGGTCGTGCCGCGCTTCTTCGCCACCGGCGTGCAGAACCTCGGCCCCACCATCCGCCGCCAATCCTCCTCGCTGGACGACGCGGTGCTCGACGATATGCGCGGCCTCGACGAGATCATCCGCTTCGGCCGCGGCGAGAGCCGGGTGGCCGGCATTGTGGAACGCACCAAGGCGTTGTGGGCCGAGCATGCGCATCTGAGCCGCGTCAACGCCGGATTCGCCGGCATCGGCGGCGTGCTGGTGCTGGTGCTGACCGCGGCCGCGGCGGCTGTGGCGATCGCCGAGGCCACCGTCGAGCCGACGAACATCCCCGCATTGGTGACGGCGGTCGTGCTCCTGTCCAGCTCGTTCGGACCGACTCTGGCCCTGAGCGCGCTGCCTGCGAATCTCACGCAGACCTTCGCCTCCGCGCGCCGCCTGTTCGCGCTGATGGACGAAGCGCCGGCCGTATCGGAAACCGGTCTCGAATCGCCGGCCTATACGGGCATGGCGATGGAACATGTCGACTTCGCCTACGAGTCCGGGGCGGGGGAGAAGGTGCTCGACGATTTCGGCATGGAGGTGCCGCGCTACGGCGTGCTGGGCGTGCAGGGCCCGTCCGGCCGGGGCAAGTCCACCACATTGAAGCTGCTGATGCGCTATTGGGATCCGCAGGGTGGTCGGGTAGCCTTGTCCGGCACGGCGTTGCCGCAGGTCGACGCGCATCACCGCCGCCGCGTGCAAACCATGATGAGTCAGGAAACCCACCTCTTCGACGGCACCATCCGCGAAAACCTGCTGATCGCCCTTCCTGAAGGAATTGAAGGGGCCGAAGGAGTCGACGGGGCCAATGGGGCCGAGGGGGCCGACGGCATGCTGCGCGAGGCTCTGCGCAAGGCTTCGGTACTGGATTTGGTCGACTCATTGCCCGAGGGTCTTGACACGCAGGTGGGGGAGTTGGGTGACCGCCTGTCCGAGGGAGAGCGCCAGCGCATCGGTTTGGCGCGCATTTTCCTGCGTGACGCCGACCTGGTGTTGTTCGACGAGCCGACCAGTCGCCTGGACGCGCTGAACGAAGCCGTGATCCTCCAGTCGATCAACGATCTAGCGCGTCCTAATGCTTGTGAGCGCAGGATCGACAGGGATGGCACTGAAAACGCGCATGGTGTTGAAGGTGCGCACGGTGCTGAAGGTGCGTGTGGTGCTGAACATGCGCACGGCACAAACGACGAGAGTGTTTCGGAGGGCATGGGCAACCCGTCCGGCAAAGCCGTCGTATTGGTCTCGCACAGGGAATCCGCCATGCGCATCGCAGACACCGTACTGACAATGTAA
- the pdxT gene encoding pyridoxal 5'-phosphate synthase glutaminase subunit PdxT, with product MVVAVEYISKEASDDVENATHGVTGILAVQGAFAEHAAMLDRLGAPWKLLRAADDFDGSIDRVILPGGESTTQGKLLRSTGLFEKVAAHIAAGKPVFGTCAGMILLADRLENDDNVYFAALDATVRRNAYGRQLGSFAATADFGEVRDFPLVFIRGPYVVSVGPRAQVMTEVNGNVVGLKQGNILATAFHPELTDDTRIHELFLSL from the coding sequence ATGGTCGTAGCAGTCGAATACATCAGTAAAGAGGCGTCCGACGACGTCGAAAACGCCACCCACGGCGTGACCGGCATCCTCGCCGTGCAGGGCGCGTTCGCCGAACACGCCGCCATGCTCGACAGGCTCGGCGCGCCGTGGAAGCTGCTGCGCGCCGCCGACGACTTCGACGGCTCCATCGATCGGGTGATCCTGCCCGGCGGCGAAAGCACCACGCAGGGCAAGCTGCTGCGTTCGACCGGCCTGTTCGAGAAAGTGGCCGCGCATATCGCCGCCGGCAAGCCCGTGTTCGGCACCTGCGCCGGCATGATCCTGCTCGCCGACCGCCTGGAGAACGACGACAACGTGTATTTCGCCGCGCTCGACGCCACCGTGCGCCGCAACGCCTACGGCCGTCAGCTCGGCTCCTTCGCCGCCACCGCCGACTTCGGCGAGGTGCGGGACTTCCCGCTCGTGTTCATCCGCGGCCCCTACGTCGTCTCGGTCGGCCCACGCGCCCAGGTCATGACCGAGGTGAACGGCAATGTGGTGGGCCTCAAACAGGGTAATATCCTCGCCACCGCCTTCCACCCCGAACTCACCGACGACACCCGCATCCACGAGCTCTTCCTCAGCCTGTAG
- the pdxS gene encoding pyridoxal 5'-phosphate synthase lyase subunit PdxS, with the protein MAENRNELNKNLAQMLKGGVIMDVTTPEQARIAEDAGACAVMALERIPADIRAAGGVSRMSDPAMIKGIQETVSIPVMAKVRIGHVAEARILQAIEIDYIDESEVLSPADDVYHIDKTQFDVPFVCGAKNLGEALRRVAEGASMIRTKGEPGTGDVIQAVRHMRTMNKQIRELVGLRDDELFEAAKQLAVPVELARYVHDNGRLPVVNFAAGGVATPADAALMMELGAEGVFVGSGIFKSGDPAKRAAAIVQATANWQDADLLARLSENLGEAMVGINEDEIETIMAARGE; encoded by the coding sequence ATGGCCGAGAACCGCAACGAACTCAACAAGAACCTCGCTCAGATGCTCAAAGGCGGTGTGATCATGGATGTGACCACACCCGAACAGGCGCGCATCGCCGAGGACGCCGGCGCATGCGCGGTGATGGCGCTGGAACGTATTCCGGCCGACATCCGCGCCGCGGGAGGCGTGAGCCGCATGAGCGATCCCGCCATGATCAAAGGCATCCAGGAGACCGTGTCCATTCCGGTGATGGCGAAGGTTCGCATCGGGCACGTCGCCGAGGCGCGCATCCTGCAGGCCATCGAAATCGACTACATCGACGAGTCCGAAGTGCTCTCCCCGGCCGACGACGTCTACCACATCGACAAAACCCAGTTCGACGTGCCGTTCGTGTGCGGCGCGAAGAACCTCGGCGAGGCGCTGCGCCGTGTGGCCGAAGGCGCGTCCATGATCCGCACCAAGGGCGAGCCCGGCACCGGCGACGTGATCCAGGCCGTGCGCCACATGCGCACCATGAACAAGCAGATCCGCGAACTCGTGGGGCTTCGCGACGACGAACTGTTCGAGGCCGCCAAACAGCTGGCCGTGCCGGTGGAACTCGCCCGCTATGTGCACGACAACGGCCGTCTGCCGGTCGTCAACTTCGCCGCCGGCGGCGTCGCCACTCCGGCCGACGCGGCCCTGATGATGGAGCTCGGCGCCGAAGGTGTGTTCGTCGGATCCGGCATCTTCAAATCCGGCGACCCGGCCAAGCGCGCGGCCGCCATCGTGCAGGCCACCGCCAACTGGCAGGACGCGGACCTGCTCGCCCGCCTGAGCGAAAACCTCGGCGAGGCGATGGTCGGCATCAACGAAGACGAAATCGAAACCATCATGGCGGCGCGTGGCGAATGA
- a CDS encoding AMP-dependent synthetase/ligase has translation MLTEYTTPGTIEVRDDETLYSLLTERIARTGEDTVIASKKLGPGRWQDVTTGEFSRLVRAAAKGFIAFGIEKGDAVTLFSSTRFEWGVLDFALAAVGAVNVPIYDTDSAAQAERILNDSTVRLAIADDRERFDRLDSVRDRCPALRQILMMDGNALGALEGMGVSVSDEELEERIASVHADDLATIVYTSGSTGAPKGAELTHRNFLSIVRAGYECLPEMICEGLPRLLLFLPLAHCFARYIQYCSIGSDTGVVGYLPDTRSLLPDLRSFRPTYLLGVPRVFEKVYNAATHKAGMGMKGRLFAKAVAAARAWSRKEQNGEAHTAREIAERATYETLVYRTVRGALGPNIKFVACGGAPLDPDLAHFYAGIGLPMIQGYGMTETAAPFTVTRASDNKIGTVGQPAPGSSVRISEDGEVQVKGANVFVGYHNLPEKTAETFTEDGWLKTGDLGSLDDEGRLAITGRKKDIIITAGGKNVSPIPLEEEIVKCPIVEHCVVVGDARPFIGALVTLDPESLPMWLAAHGLSVDTPVDRLATNAAVHEEIQTYVDRANAAVSRAESVRKFVVLGTQFTNENKCLTPSLKVVRPAVNRVFAETIATQIYGDKR, from the coding sequence ATGCTGACCGAATACACCACTCCCGGCACCATCGAGGTGCGTGACGACGAAACGCTGTACTCCCTGCTCACCGAACGCATCGCCCGCACCGGCGAAGACACGGTGATCGCCTCGAAGAAGCTGGGACCGGGCCGCTGGCAGGACGTGACCACCGGCGAATTCTCCCGTCTGGTGCGTGCCGCGGCGAAGGGCTTCATCGCCTTCGGCATCGAAAAGGGCGATGCGGTGACCCTGTTCTCGTCCACCCGCTTCGAATGGGGCGTGCTCGACTTCGCGCTGGCCGCCGTGGGCGCGGTGAACGTGCCGATCTACGACACCGATTCCGCCGCGCAGGCGGAGCGCATCCTCAACGACTCCACGGTCCGTCTCGCGATCGCCGACGACCGCGAGCGCTTCGACCGCCTCGACTCCGTACGCGACCGTTGCCCCGCGCTGCGCCAGATCCTCATGATGGACGGCAACGCGCTCGGCGCGCTGGAAGGCATGGGCGTGTCCGTCTCCGACGAGGAGCTCGAGGAGCGCATCGCCTCGGTGCATGCCGACGACCTCGCCACCATCGTCTACACCTCCGGTTCCACGGGCGCGCCGAAGGGAGCCGAGCTCACCCACCGCAACTTCCTGTCCATCGTGCGCGCCGGCTATGAGTGCCTGCCTGAGATGATCTGCGAGGGGCTCCCGCGTCTGCTGCTGTTCCTGCCGCTCGCCCACTGCTTCGCCCGTTATATCCAGTATTGTTCGATCGGCTCCGATACGGGTGTGGTGGGCTATCTGCCCGACACCCGCTCGCTGCTGCCCGACCTGCGCTCCTTCCGCCCGACCTATCTGCTCGGCGTGCCGCGCGTGTTCGAGAAGGTGTACAACGCCGCCACGCACAAGGCCGGCATGGGCATGAAAGGCCGTCTGTTCGCCAAGGCCGTGGCGGCCGCGCGCGCGTGGAGCCGCAAGGAGCAGAACGGCGAGGCGCACACCGCCCGCGAGATCGCCGAACGCGCGACCTACGAGACGCTGGTCTACCGCACGGTGCGCGGCGCGTTGGGCCCGAACATCAAGTTCGTGGCGTGCGGCGGCGCGCCGCTCGACCCGGATCTGGCGCATTTCTACGCCGGCATCGGACTGCCGATGATCCAGGGCTATGGCATGACCGAAACCGCCGCCCCGTTCACCGTGACCCGCGCGTCCGACAACAAAATCGGCACCGTGGGCCAGCCCGCGCCCGGCTCGTCGGTGCGCATCAGCGAGGACGGCGAAGTGCAGGTCAAGGGCGCGAACGTGTTCGTCGGATACCATAATCTGCCCGAGAAGACGGCCGAGACCTTCACTGAGGACGGCTGGCTGAAAACCGGCGATCTGGGGTCGCTGGACGACGAGGGCCGTCTCGCCATCACGGGCCGTAAGAAGGACATCATCATCACGGCCGGCGGCAAGAACGTCTCCCCCATCCCGCTGGAGGAGGAGATCGTCAAATGCCCGATCGTGGAGCATTGCGTGGTGGTGGGCGACGCGCGTCCGTTCATCGGCGCGCTGGTCACGCTCGACCCGGAGAGCCTGCCGATGTGGCTGGCCGCGCACGGCCTGTCCGTGGATACGCCGGTGGACCGTCTGGCGACGAACGCGGCGGTGCACGAGGAGATCCAGACCTATGTGGACCGCGCCAACGCGGCCGTTTCGCGCGCCGAATCCGTGCGCAAGTTCGTGGTGCTGGGCACGCAGTTCACCAATGAGAACAAGTGCCTGACGCCTTCGCTGAAGGTGGTGCGTCCCGCCGTGAACCGCGTCTTCGCCGAAACGATCGCCACCCAGATCTACGGCGACAAGCGCTGA